One genomic segment of Anguilla anguilla isolate fAngAng1 chromosome 2, fAngAng1.pri, whole genome shotgun sequence includes these proteins:
- the LOC118219857 gene encoding vasorin-like, with the protein MKPFLLLLLFLLLSAQALTSDCPQDCSCPDRDSIFCYQRRSSSVPQGLPAPTKNLYLFQNGISTLSRDDFAGLSGLEMLDLSQNLLSEISDRAFELLSSLHNLDLSSNLITRVHRDSFSGLTLLQRLYLHGNHIQSIHPEAFRGLDQLLELKLQGNQLTGLPALRLPRLLLLDLSHNAGLSPPASADLQTPNLESLKMAGLGISQLSGDLLRSLGNLHELDVSRNQLREVPVALGEAGRGLTQLSLAGNPIAQPGPRPEELQNLRGLQELDLSGLNMQGLPEGFRHLFPRLRLLTAAENPFNCLCPLAWLPGWLREGRVQLGRPEETRCHFPPLNAGKVLARLERADFGCPPTTAAPASTVRSSTPPPRPPQIFSTPPGTTPPPALPPPPPPPLPSDTPSPVEYDNKPPLSPASPSSSSREAMDSDPHICPSNICLNGGTCLLHAQGELECACSRGTSGPYCETREELPPPPPPPPPHHLPLVPPTLVAAAPDPDLGSRQVTSTSIVLDLQRFIQKRPYLRGIRLTYRNLSGPDRRPVELSVPASYPEYTLRGLRPNSTYSICAGPLGASPSGVGADRSCIEAQTAAQLPHRPDPTAVPWNSGATPHAAPEPRVEDGQLVTALAPALAAALTVAVAMAVAAGTVYYLRRRRAKGAHPDMCSEDPSPLELEGVKASLDNGTLPQKQPEIKPASSCPWNGECEVPLMQTHCSANNNLASLKPSYF; encoded by the coding sequence ATGAAgcccttcctcctgctcctcctcttcctcctgctctccgcCCAGGCGCTGACCAGCGACTGCCCCCAGGACTGCTCTTGCCCCGACCGGGACTCCATCTTCTGCTACCAGCGACGCTCCAGCTCCGTGCCCCAGGGGCTCCCGGCCCCCACCAAAAACCTCTACCTCTTCCAGAACGGCATCAGCACCCTGTCCCGGGACGACTTCGCCGGTTTGAGTGGGCTGGAGATGCTGGACCTGAGCCAGAATCTGCTGTCTGAGATTTCGGACCGGGCCTTCgagctcctctcctccctgcacAACCTGGACCTGTCCTCCAACCTCATCACCCGCGTCCACCGCGACAGCTTCTCCGGCCTGACGCTGCTGCAGCGCCTCTATCTCCACGGCAACCACATCCAGAGCATCCACCCGGAGGCCTTCCGGGGGCTGGACCAGCTGCTGGAGCTGAAGCTGCAGGGGAACCAGCTGACGGGCCTGCCAGCCCTGCGCCTgcccaggctgctgctgctggacctCAGCCACAACGCTGGCCTGTCCCCCCCAGCCTCCGCCGACCTCCAGACGCCCAACCTGGAGTCCCTCAAGATGGCCGGGCTGGGCATCTCCCAGCTGAGCGGGGACCTGCTGCGGTCGCTGGGCAACCTGCACGAGCTGGACGTGTCGCGGAACCAGTTGAGGGAGGTGCCGGTGGCcctgggggaggcggggagggggttGACCCAGCTCAGCCTGGCGGGGAACCCCATAGCCCAGCCGGGCCCCCGGCCCGAGGAACTCCAGAACCTGCGGGGGCTTCAGGAGCTGGACCTGAGCGGCCTGAACATGCAGGGTCTGCCCGAGGGCTTCCGCCATCTCTTccccaggctccgcctcctcactGCTGCCGAGAACCCCTTCAACTGCCTCTGCCCCCTGGCCTGGCTGCCCGGCTGGCTCAGGGAGGGACGAGTGCAGCTGGGACGTCCCGAGGAGACCCGCTGCCACTTCCCTCCGCTCAATGCCGGGAAGGTCCTGGCCAGGCTGGAGCGCGCCGATTTCGGCTGCCCCCCCACGACCGCCGCCCCCGCCAGCACAGTGAGgagctccaccccccctccccggcctcCCCAGATTTTCAGCACCCCTCCTggcaccaccccacccccggccctacccccacccccaccccctccccttcctagCGATACCCCCTCCCCAGTGGAGTACGACAACAAGCCGCCCCTCTCTCCAGCgtcccccagcagcagcagccgggAAGCCATGGACTCGGACCCGCACATCTGCCCCTCCAACATCTGCCTAAATGGGGGCACGTGCCTGCTGCACGCCCAGGGGGAGCTGGAGTGCGCCTGCTCACGCGGGACATCCGGCCCCTACTGCGAAACCCGCGAGGAGCTCCCGccgcctccccctccgcccccgccccaccacctCCCACTGGTCCCGCCCACCCTCGTGGCCGCGGCGCCCGACCCTGACCTGGGGTCCCGGCAGGTGACCAGCACGTCCATCGTGCTGGACCTGCAGCGCTTCATCCAGAAACGGCCGTACCTGCGCGGGATCCGCCTCACCTACCGGAACCTGTCGGGCCCTGACCGCCGGCCCGTGGAGCTCAGCGTCCCGGCCTCGTACCCGGAGTACACTCTCCGGGGGCTCCGCCCAAACTCCACCTACTCCATCTGCGCGGGACCCCTGGGGGCGTCGCccagcggggtgggggcggaccGGTCCTGCATCGAGGCCCAAACCGCGGCGCAGCTGCCCCACAGACCCGACCCCACGGCCGTGCCCTGGAACTCGGGGGCCACCCCGCACGCGGCCCCGGAGCCGCGCGTGGAGGACGGGCAGCTGGTGACGGCCCTGGCGCCCGCCCTGGCCGCCGCGCTCACGGTTGCCGTGGCAATGGCGGTCGCCGCGGGAACGGTCTACTACTTGCGCCGCAGGCGGGCCAAGGGGGCCCACCCAGACATGTGCTCCGAGGACCCCTCCCCTCTGGAGCTGGAGGGGGTCAAGGCCAGCTTGGACAACGGGACCCTGCCCCAGAAGCAGCCCGAAATAAAGCCAGC